Proteins found in one Cervus canadensis isolate Bull #8, Minnesota chromosome 24, ASM1932006v1, whole genome shotgun sequence genomic segment:
- the LOC122426323 gene encoding ferritin light chain-like, which translates to MSSQIRQNYSTDVEAAVNRLVNMQLRASYTFLSLGFYFDRDDVALEGVGHFFRELAKEKREGAELFLKLKNQRGSRALFLDVQKPSQDEWGKTQDGMEAALLIEKNLNQALLDLHGLASARGDPHICDFLENHFLDEEVKLIKKMGDHLTNLRRLAGPQAGLGEYLFQRLTLKQD; encoded by the coding sequence ATGAGCTCCCAGATTCGTCAGAATTATTCTACCGATGTGGAGGCCGCCGTCAACCGCCTGGTTAACATGCAACTGCGGGCCTCCTACACCTTcctctctctgggcttctatttCGACCGCGATGATGTGGCTCTGGAGGGTGTGGGTCACTTTTTTCGCGAGTTGGCCAAGGAGAAGCGCGAGGGCGCGGAGCTTTTCTTGAAACTGAAAAACCAGCGTGGCAGCCGCGCCCTCTTCCTGGACGTGCAGAAGCCATCTCAAGATGAGTGGGGTAAAACCCAGGACGGTATGGAAGCCGCCCTTCTCATAGAGAAGAACCTGAATCAAGCCCTGTTGGATCTGCATGGCCTGGCTTCTGCCCGCGGAGACCCCCACATCTGTGATTTCCTGGAGAACCACTTCCTAGATGAGGAAGTGAAACTCATCAAGAAGATGGGTGACCACCTGACCAACCTCCGCAGGCTGGCTGGTCCCCAGGCTGGGTTGGGCGAGTATCTCTTCCAGAGGCTCACCCTCAAGCAGGACTAG